The Microcoleus sp. AS-A8 genome has a window encoding:
- a CDS encoding ABC transporter permease — translation MQFNFLDRIGDWNPQVFREIKGRLNVRNIAIAVASSLLGQLLLFLSWLNQLPHYPYSQDQPYCRLQKTFLATQNQRYQLDNQYRQLQAQFNRYSSPKDYDLEKIQQLKGSIAEVKEKIQHVQGVLKNNLCPSDAIDIPLWWQDHFPKMFMSLSVFVLFIMLGVGIYMLISNLANEERRGTLNFIRLSPQSTLSVLGGKLLGVPILLYLAAILAVPFHLWLGFSAQIPGFEICTFYAVLIASCAFFYSAALLFGLVTPWLGGFQSWLGSGAVVLFLLMVNFKPIDHSPLDWLNLFSPVVVLPYLVNRMGTEYTGGDFPFSIGKIQGWEWFNLPIGATGISLAIFALLHYGLWTTWIWQALNRHFHNPNSTILSKHQSYWLVGCFEVVTLGFAMGEPRGNFWVSPYSFLTNPVLLAFFNGVLFIGLIAVLAPQRQALQDWARYRREKVATRKGFWNRALVQDLLWGEKSPELLAIALNLAIAMTPFLVWITFLPGDAVDKTKALLAVGFFVSLVMIYASVAQLMLLMKTNKRSLWAVGTIAALLVVPPMSLSILGIEPMENATLWLVSTFPWAAIEHAATTTGLMVLLGEWTVLVLLNVRLTRQLQRAGESQTKALLAGRPVSTN, via the coding sequence ATGCAATTTAATTTTCTAGACCGCATTGGTGACTGGAATCCGCAGGTATTTCGAGAAATTAAAGGTCGCCTGAATGTTCGGAATATAGCCATTGCCGTGGCCTCATCCCTGCTGGGTCAACTTCTGCTATTCCTATCTTGGTTGAATCAGCTTCCTCACTATCCTTACTCTCAAGATCAACCTTACTGCCGCCTGCAAAAGACTTTTTTGGCGACTCAAAATCAAAGGTACCAACTGGATAACCAATATCGCCAACTTCAAGCCCAATTCAATCGTTATAGCAGCCCTAAAGACTATGACCTGGAAAAAATCCAACAACTCAAAGGCAGCATAGCAGAAGTCAAGGAAAAAATTCAGCATGTACAAGGCGTGCTCAAAAATAATCTTTGCCCATCTGACGCGATTGATATCCCTCTGTGGTGGCAAGACCATTTTCCGAAAATGTTCATGTCGCTGAGTGTATTTGTGTTGTTCATCATGTTAGGGGTGGGTATCTACATGCTCATCAGTAATTTGGCGAATGAAGAACGTCGTGGGACTCTCAATTTTATCCGACTCAGCCCTCAATCTACGCTGAGTGTTTTGGGCGGCAAGCTGCTGGGAGTTCCTATTTTGCTCTATTTAGCCGCTATTCTTGCTGTTCCGTTTCATCTGTGGTTAGGATTTTCTGCCCAAATTCCTGGCTTCGAGATTTGTACTTTCTATGCGGTTCTGATTGCCAGTTGTGCGTTCTTCTATAGTGCGGCGCTGCTGTTTGGCTTAGTGACTCCTTGGCTGGGAGGATTTCAGTCTTGGTTAGGGAGTGGTGCTGTTGTGCTGTTCTTATTAATGGTTAATTTCAAACCGATTGATCACAGTCCGCTGGATTGGCTGAATCTGTTTTCTCCGGTTGTGGTTTTACCTTATTTAGTCAATCGGATGGGAACAGAGTATACGGGTGGAGACTTTCCTTTCTCTATCGGAAAAATCCAAGGGTGGGAATGGTTTAATTTGCCCATTGGTGCAACTGGAATTAGCCTCGCCATTTTCGCGCTGCTGCATTACGGTTTATGGACAACATGGATTTGGCAAGCTCTCAATCGACACTTTCACAACCCCAATAGCACCATCCTCAGCAAGCACCAAAGTTATTGGCTAGTTGGCTGTTTTGAAGTTGTGACGTTAGGATTTGCCATGGGAGAGCCACGGGGGAATTTCTGGGTTTCACCCTATTCATTTCTCACCAATCCCGTGTTGCTGGCGTTCTTCAACGGTGTATTGTTTATCGGTTTAATCGCAGTTCTGGCACCTCAACGCCAAGCTTTACAGGATTGGGCGCGTTATCGCCGGGAGAAGGTGGCAACACGCAAGGGATTTTGGAATCGTGCGCTGGTACAGGATTTGCTTTGGGGAGAAAAAAGCCCAGAACTACTGGCAATCGCCCTGAATTTAGCGATCGCAATGACTCCTTTCTTGGTATGGATTACCTTCTTGCCGGGTGACGCTGTTGACAAAACCAAAGCGCTTTTGGCGGTTGGATTCTTTGTCAGCTTGGTGATGATTTATGCTTCGGTTGCCCAGCTCATGTTATTGATGAAAACGAATAAGCGATCGCTTTGGGCTGTGGGCACCATCGCCGCTTTGCTGGTTGTGCCTCCGATGAGCCTCTCTATCCTGGGTATTGAACCCATGGAAAATGCCACTCTCTGGCTAGTGTCAACGTTTCCCTGGGCAGCTATAGAACATGCGGCTACGACAACCGGATTGATGGTGCTCTTGGGTGAGTGGACTGTCTTGGTATTGCTAAACGTCCGGTTGACGCGTCAACTGCAACGCGCTGGTGAATCGCAAACTAAAGCTTTATTGGCAGGGCGTCCTGTATCAACCAACTAA
- a CDS encoding phosphoribosyltransferase, translated as MNMQFRDRTEAGQLLARKLTAYANRSDVLVLGLPRGGVPVAFEVAKALKAPLDICLVRKLRVPGHKELAMGAIAKDEVLVIDKGTLEWLGISRELIEHVATIERQELQQRDRIYRRNRSMPNVQGRTIILVDDGIATGSTVRAAIATLRQQQPAQIVVAVPVASASTCKDLTTEVENVVYVQAPEALGSLSRWYVHFSPTTDEQVCSLLAQANNVQTTASPTRNLSST; from the coding sequence ATGAACATGCAATTTCGAGACCGCACCGAAGCCGGTCAGTTGCTGGCGAGAAAACTCACAGCCTATGCAAATCGTTCAGACGTTCTGGTATTGGGGCTGCCTCGTGGTGGTGTACCTGTGGCCTTTGAAGTGGCAAAGGCACTAAAAGCTCCTTTAGATATCTGCCTAGTACGCAAGTTGAGGGTACCCGGACACAAAGAATTGGCGATGGGAGCGATTGCTAAAGACGAGGTATTGGTGATTGATAAGGGAACCCTCGAATGGCTCGGTATATCCAGGGAATTGATAGAGCACGTAGCGACGATTGAGCGGCAGGAATTGCAGCAGCGCGATCGCATTTACCGAAGGAACCGCTCCATGCCCAATGTACAAGGGCGCACCATCATCCTCGTCGATGACGGCATTGCTACAGGCTCAACAGTGCGTGCGGCTATTGCCACATTGCGACAGCAGCAGCCTGCCCAGATTGTGGTGGCGGTTCCCGTGGCATCCGCCTCAACATGCAAGGATTTGACAACAGAAGTGGAAAACGTGGTCTATGTCCAAGCACCAGAGGCGCTTGGTTCCCTTAGCCGTTGGTATGTCCATTTCTCGCCAACCACTGACGAACAAGTGTGTAGTCTGCTGGCCCAAGCGAATAATGTGCAAACAACGGCATCACCCACTAGGAACCTGAGTTCGACGTAA
- a CDS encoding DUF72 domain-containing protein, producing MSPFQHFPTSPIPPKPNLFSSNCSNCVVLKEKGCGKRVMAIHIGTSGWSYDHWQGVLYPQQLLPRLRLDYYSQHYHTVEVNSTYYRWPTDSTFASWRQRLPDGFLMSVKAPRGLTHSARLYAPEKWLSRICSGLRHLGDKFGILLVQLSPQFSYDYARLAYFLEQKPPWLKVAIEFRHPSWHIEEVFSLLSQNGAAYCVMSGADLPCILRATESFVYVRMHGPDPHHLYAGFYSEADLHWWASRLREWEEKGYSVFVYFNNDGGGNAVLNASRLKTLVGAGIS from the coding sequence TTGTCGCCTTTCCAGCACTTTCCAACATCTCCCATACCCCCAAAACCCAATTTATTTTCTAGCAATTGCTCCAACTGTGTAGTATTGAAGGAAAAAGGTTGTGGGAAAAGGGTGATGGCTATTCACATTGGCACCTCAGGTTGGAGCTATGACCACTGGCAGGGTGTACTCTATCCCCAACAACTACTACCGCGCTTGAGGCTCGACTACTATAGTCAGCACTATCACACCGTCGAAGTCAACAGCACCTACTACCGTTGGCCAACTGACTCCACCTTTGCTAGCTGGCGACAACGCCTGCCTGATGGATTCCTCATGAGTGTCAAAGCACCTCGCGGCCTGACCCATAGCGCACGTCTCTACGCGCCGGAAAAGTGGCTTTCAAGGATTTGCTCCGGACTGCGCCATCTGGGCGACAAATTTGGGATTCTGCTCGTCCAGCTTTCTCCCCAGTTTAGCTACGACTATGCTCGTCTGGCCTACTTCCTGGAGCAGAAGCCACCCTGGTTAAAAGTGGCTATTGAATTCCGGCATCCTTCTTGGCACATAGAAGAGGTATTTTCGCTGTTGTCACAAAATGGCGCTGCCTACTGTGTCATGAGCGGAGCCGACCTCCCCTGCATTCTTCGCGCAACAGAATCATTCGTGTATGTGCGTATGCACGGACCTGACCCCCATCATCTCTATGCAGGTTTCTACTCCGAGGCAGACCTGCACTGGTGGGCAAGCCGTCTTCGTGAGTGGGAAGAAAAGGGGTACAGCGTGTTCGTCTACTTCAACAACGACGGGGGTGGAAACGCGGTTCTCAACGCATCAAGGTTGAAAACCCTTGTAGGGGCTGGCATTTCGTAG
- a CDS encoding PAS domain-containing protein, whose product MGLTGWLSLRNGQKHVNKIARQLKIEVTAHIRQQMTTYMQTPHIVAQINADAVRLGQLNIQDSASLERHFWHQMQLFKSLRPIAFGNEQGEIQSVDRLADGTLVIRVVDKSTGGKYHTYTTDNQGYRAQLIKVNETFDPRTRPWYKAAVKAGKLTWSEIYPYFSSSSLAISAARPLYDDRTGTLLGVTNATLSLSQIGDFLHDLKIGQCGQTFIVERSGDLVASSTTEKLFTISKKGETEERKRLQAIHSSNRLTRLTGQYLIERFGDLSGIHGSQQLDFKIDGKRQLLQVTPFADTHGLDWVIVVVVPEDDFMKEIKANTRTTILLCLLALVLATLLGLVTARWISRPILRLSKASSALAKRIAMSDFASCQLDPKVEVKGIHELEILAQSFNQMAQQLQESFAALKKTNEALSLSEKRFRLAVDHFPDTFVIYDANRRFQFVNAHGVRIGGLPESALLGHTDEEIHPPEITDAYLPYLLKAVETQTSQTAECTISLASVGQITFVVSYVPLLNERGEIYQILGITYNITERKFTQEKLKAQHELLQNILDTNPNAIFVKDREGKFVLCNQTWFKVFGRNVENITGLTDAELHPNQEDVKRFIAQDQEVFTTLQEILIAEEPYHTQSGEVQWFQTLKKPLFSSDGQVRQVLGVATNITQRKIAEIQIQESLREKEVLLQEIHHRVKNNLQVISSLLDLQSQQIEEQATLELFKHCSNRIRAMVLVHETLYKFKDFARIDFAEYIEDLSSYLFSSYGVDVDHINLKLELDKVALNVDTAIPCGLIINELVSNALKYAFPNNAKGTIYIVLHVEEYNHYTLIIRDNGIGLPPNWELKAVNSLGLKLVQILVQQLEGTLQVNSRWGTEFSLNFCGLS is encoded by the coding sequence GTGGGATTAACAGGGTGGTTATCGTTACGCAACGGACAGAAACATGTCAATAAGATTGCCAGACAGTTGAAAATTGAAGTTACAGCCCACATCCGGCAACAGATGACCACCTATATGCAGACACCGCACATAGTTGCTCAAATTAACGCTGATGCCGTCCGTCTTGGTCAGTTGAATATACAGGACTCAGCCAGCCTAGAACGTCACTTTTGGCACCAAATGCAGTTGTTTAAGTCGCTTCGTCCCATCGCTTTTGGTAACGAACAGGGAGAAATTCAATCGGTTGACCGCCTCGCTGATGGTACGCTGGTAATTCGAGTCGTGGACAAGTCTACTGGCGGTAAGTATCATACCTACACTACGGATAACCAGGGGTATCGCGCCCAGCTAATTAAAGTTAATGAAACTTTCGATCCTCGAACTCGCCCCTGGTATAAGGCTGCTGTCAAAGCCGGGAAACTAACTTGGAGTGAGATTTACCCATATTTTTCTTCATCGTCACTCGCCATCAGTGCTGCCCGACCTTTGTACGACGACAGAACAGGCACTTTGCTTGGAGTCACTAATGCAACACTATCTCTGTCGCAGATTGGTGACTTTTTACATGATTTGAAAATTGGTCAGTGTGGACAAACATTTATTGTGGAGCGCTCTGGAGACTTAGTGGCGAGTTCAACGACCGAGAAGCTCTTTACTATTAGCAAGAAAGGAGAAACAGAGGAACGAAAACGACTTCAGGCCATCCACAGCAGCAACCGTTTAACTCGTCTCACAGGACAGTACTTGATAGAACGCTTTGGTGACCTCAGTGGAATTCATGGCAGTCAGCAGCTTGACTTCAAAATTGATGGCAAGCGGCAATTACTACAGGTAACACCCTTTGCTGATACTCATGGGTTGGATTGGGTAATTGTGGTGGTTGTTCCAGAAGACGATTTCATGAAGGAAATCAAGGCCAACACCCGTACCACTATCCTGCTGTGTCTTTTGGCATTGGTGCTAGCTACGCTTCTAGGACTTGTCACTGCTCGTTGGATTAGCCGTCCTATTCTCCGTTTGAGCAAAGCATCTAGTGCCTTAGCCAAGCGGATTGCCATGTCGGACTTTGCCAGCTGTCAGTTAGACCCCAAAGTTGAGGTAAAGGGCATCCATGAACTGGAGATTTTGGCTCAATCTTTTAACCAAATGGCACAACAGTTGCAAGAGTCTTTTGCCGCCCTAAAAAAGACAAATGAGGCACTGAGCCTCTCAGAAAAGCGATTTCGGCTGGCCGTTGATCACTTCCCTGATACCTTTGTTATCTACGATGCTAATCGGCGATTCCAGTTTGTGAATGCACACGGAGTTAGGATAGGTGGGTTGCCGGAGTCGGCACTGCTCGGTCATACGGATGAGGAGATACACCCGCCAGAGATTACAGATGCTTATCTGCCGTATCTGCTTAAGGCTGTGGAAACACAAACCTCACAGACAGCAGAATGCACTATAAGTTTGGCAAGTGTTGGTCAAATCACTTTTGTTGTTAGTTATGTACCGTTACTAAATGAACGAGGAGAAATTTATCAAATTTTAGGTATTACTTACAATATTACAGAGCGGAAGTTTACTCAGGAAAAACTCAAAGCTCAGCATGAATTGCTCCAAAATATTCTTGATACTAATCCGAATGCAATTTTTGTTAAAGATAGGGAAGGAAAGTTTGTACTCTGTAATCAAACCTGGTTTAAGGTTTTTGGAAGAAATGTCGAAAACATAACAGGGCTTACAGATGCTGAGTTACATCCAAATCAAGAAGATGTAAAACGGTTCATTGCTCAAGATCAGGAAGTGTTCACTACTTTACAGGAAATATTGATTGCAGAAGAGCCTTACCACACCCAGAGTGGTGAAGTTCAGTGGTTTCAAACTCTTAAAAAACCGCTTTTTTCAAGCGATGGTCAAGTTCGTCAAGTCCTTGGTGTTGCTACTAATATCACGCAGCGTAAGATTGCAGAGATACAAATTCAGGAATCATTACGGGAAAAAGAAGTTTTACTCCAAGAAATTCACCATCGGGTTAAAAACAATTTACAGGTGATATCAAGCTTGCTCGACTTACAATCTCAGCAAATAGAGGAGCAAGCAACGCTGGAACTCTTCAAGCATTGTTCCAACCGCATCAGAGCAATGGTGCTTGTTCACGAAACGTTGTATAAATTTAAAGACTTTGCAAGAATCGATTTTGCTGAATATATTGAGGACTTGAGCAGCTACTTATTTTCAAGCTACGGAGTAGATGTAGATCACATAAATCTGAAGTTAGAGCTTGATAAAGTTGCTCTCAATGTCGATACAGCTATTCCTTGTGGTTTGATTATCAATGAGCTAGTTTCAAATGCTTTGAAATATGCTTTCCCCAACAATGCTAAAGGAACAATTTATATCGTTCTTCATGTTGAAGAATACAATCATTATACCCTAATTATTAGGGATAACGGGATAGGATTGCCACCGAATTGGGAACTCAAAGCTGTTAATTCACTGGGACTTAAGTTGGTGCAGATTTTAGTACAGCAACTTGAAGGAACACTTCAAGTAAACTCTCGTTGGGGTACAGAGTTTAGCTTAAATTTTTGTGGGCTAAGTTAA
- a CDS encoding dienelactone hydrolase family protein produces MAAAQYPEVIRAIVSSGGHPHLAGSALSRVKAPTLLIVGENDIPVQEMNQEALKHLHTEKQLEIIPGASHLFEELRTLENVCELASQWFEQHLTPAHQSILP; encoded by the coding sequence ATGGCGGCGGCTCAATATCCAGAGGTCATTCGTGCGATTGTCTCTAGCGGCGGTCATCCCCACTTAGCTGGCTCCGCTTTATCTCGTGTCAAGGCACCAACCCTCCTGATTGTGGGCGAAAATGATATCCCAGTCCAGGAGATGAATCAGGAAGCACTTAAACATCTGCATACCGAAAAACAGCTTGAAATTATTCCTGGTGCAAGCCACTTATTTGAGGAGTTACGGACGCTAGAAAACGTCTGCGAGTTGGCCAGTCAATGGTTCGAGCAACATCTCACGCCAGCGCATCAATCGATTCTGCCTTGA
- a CDS encoding ABC transporter ATP-binding protein has translation MHTTQILSTRRLCLAYDGVPIITDLDLAIPVGKITTLVGPNGCGKSTLLRGLARLLKPRAGKVYLDSADIFKLSTKAVAKRLGILPQGPVAPEGLTVRDLVAMGRYPYQNWLQQWSKDDELLVEQALVITGMLHLADRGLDTLSGGQRQRAWIAMALAQDTEILLLDEPTTFLDLAHQVEVLDLLYELNQSKGRTIVMVLHDLNQACRYADYLVAVRQGQVYAQGVPMQVMTETMVREVFGLESHIMQDPVAGTPMCVPVGRKVKVMQD, from the coding sequence ATGCACACAACGCAAATTCTGTCAACCCGTAGACTCTGCCTAGCTTATGATGGTGTACCCATTATCACAGACCTCGACCTAGCAATTCCAGTGGGGAAAATTACAACATTAGTTGGACCGAATGGCTGTGGTAAGTCAACCTTGCTGCGGGGGCTAGCAAGATTGCTGAAACCTCGTGCTGGCAAAGTTTACCTCGATAGTGCTGACATTTTCAAGTTATCCACAAAAGCCGTAGCCAAGCGACTGGGAATTTTGCCTCAAGGCCCCGTTGCTCCCGAAGGGTTGACGGTGCGGGACTTGGTGGCGATGGGTCGTTATCCTTACCAAAACTGGTTGCAGCAGTGGTCTAAAGACGATGAACTACTGGTAGAACAGGCGTTGGTAATTACGGGGATGCTCCATTTAGCAGACCGAGGACTGGATACCCTATCCGGTGGACAGCGTCAGCGTGCTTGGATTGCCATGGCATTAGCGCAGGATACTGAGATTTTGCTACTGGATGAACCAACGACGTTCTTGGACTTGGCGCATCAAGTTGAGGTGCTGGATTTGCTTTACGAGTTAAATCAGAGCAAGGGGCGGACAATTGTGATGGTACTGCATGACCTGAACCAGGCGTGCCGCTATGCCGATTATTTAGTGGCGGTGCGGCAGGGTCAAGTTTATGCACAAGGTGTACCAATGCAAGTGATGACAGAGACAATGGTGCGCGAGGTTTTTGGCTTGGAGTCTCATATTATGCAAGACCCAGTGGCGGGAACGCCGATGTGTGTTCCGGTAGGTCGTAAGGTGAAGGTAATGCAGGATTGA
- a CDS encoding iron ABC transporter permease gives MRKNWLVIRPQQLPVSFHLDQRVPMVLLVLGLVTLMAIVLNVGQGEYPIPSLEVLKTILGLPSANPDYPFIINTLRLPRTLVAFTAGVGLALSGTILQGLTRNPLADPGIIGVNAGAGLAAVSLIVLFPKIPLFVLPLSAFVGALTVAIVIYLMAWDKGSSPLRLILMGVGFAAVLNSLTTLIITFGEINNVSQALVWLAGSVYGRSWEHLGTILPWLAVFVPLSLVLAMPLNTLSLGDDIAKSLGARVEWQRGLLLLSSAAMAGAAVAVAGTIGFVGLMAPHLGRQLVGPTHEGLLPTAALIGGVIVVLSDWLGRVLFAPIQLPCGVVTAAIGTPYFLYLLIRNRKR, from the coding sequence ATGAGAAAAAACTGGCTGGTTATTCGTCCCCAACAGTTGCCAGTGTCTTTTCACTTGGATCAGCGTGTACCCATGGTGCTGCTGGTGTTAGGATTGGTTACCCTGATGGCAATTGTCCTCAACGTCGGACAGGGCGAGTATCCAATTCCTTCCCTGGAAGTTCTCAAAACGATTTTGGGATTGCCGAGCGCTAACCCAGATTATCCGTTCATTATTAATACATTGCGCCTACCCCGGACGTTAGTTGCCTTCACGGCTGGAGTTGGTTTAGCTCTCTCCGGGACTATACTTCAAGGTTTGACGCGCAATCCCTTAGCCGACCCTGGCATTATTGGTGTGAATGCGGGTGCGGGTTTGGCTGCTGTCAGTTTAATCGTTCTCTTTCCTAAGATTCCTCTATTTGTCCTACCCTTATCTGCCTTCGTTGGTGCTTTGACCGTTGCTATCGTAATTTACCTAATGGCTTGGGACAAGGGCAGTTCCCCACTGCGTTTAATTTTAATGGGTGTCGGCTTTGCGGCTGTCCTCAATTCGTTAACAACATTAATCATCACCTTTGGGGAGATCAATAATGTCAGTCAGGCGTTGGTTTGGCTAGCAGGAAGTGTTTATGGACGCAGTTGGGAACATTTGGGGACAATTTTGCCTTGGTTGGCTGTTTTCGTCCCCTTATCGTTGGTACTTGCGATGCCACTGAATACCCTCTCTCTGGGAGACGATATTGCTAAAAGTTTGGGGGCTAGGGTTGAGTGGCAGCGCGGGTTGCTCTTACTCAGTAGTGCAGCAATGGCAGGTGCAGCCGTCGCCGTGGCTGGTACGATTGGCTTTGTCGGATTGATGGCACCGCACTTGGGGCGTCAGCTAGTGGGGCCAACTCATGAAGGCTTGCTACCTACGGCGGCACTTATCGGTGGAGTGATTGTTGTTCTCTCTGACTGGCTGGGGCGAGTTTTATTTGCGCCAATCCAGCTTCCCTGTGGAGTAGTGACAGCCGCGATCGGTACTCCTTATTTTCTCTACTTGCTTATCCGCAACCGCAAGCGATGA
- a CDS encoding iron ABC transporter permease, whose amino-acid sequence MVIETVTTNRISRKRSHILLMTGLFVSLLVLLMSLVVSLTYGAADISLSQVCSGLFAFDGSTDHLIIRTVRLPRSLIAMFVGAAIAVAGTLMQGLTRNPLADPGILGINAGAAMAVVMTNFIFGTSSPIVYAGSAFLGAGVAAVTVYLLGSLGRGGLTPLNITIAGAALTALLSSLTTGILILSQRTLDEIRFWLAGSVAGRDLTLFLQVLPYMAMGLVVAFVIGKPITTLSLGEDVARGLGQQTAWVKVAAAISVVLLAGSAVAVAGPIGFIGLVVPHIVRFFVGFDYRWILPYSAVFGAVLLLVADIAARLLIKPQELPVGVMTALFGTPFFIYLARWKVKR is encoded by the coding sequence TTGGTCATTGAAACTGTTACGACAAATCGAATATCGAGGAAGCGATCGCATATCTTACTGATGACAGGTTTGTTCGTCAGCCTGTTGGTTTTACTCATGAGTCTAGTGGTAAGCCTAACTTACGGTGCAGCAGACATTTCCCTGAGCCAAGTTTGTTCCGGATTGTTTGCGTTTGACGGTTCTACCGACCACCTGATTATTCGTACAGTGAGGTTGCCGCGATCATTGATTGCTATGTTTGTCGGTGCTGCGATCGCTGTAGCTGGTACCTTGATGCAGGGATTGACTCGTAACCCCTTAGCTGACCCTGGAATTCTGGGAATTAATGCTGGTGCAGCAATGGCTGTTGTCATGACTAATTTTATCTTCGGCACATCCTCTCCCATTGTTTATGCCGGGTCTGCTTTTTTGGGGGCAGGTGTTGCAGCCGTAACAGTCTACTTGTTAGGCTCTCTGGGTCGTGGAGGACTAACCCCCCTCAACATTACGATCGCGGGTGCCGCCTTAACTGCCCTCCTTTCCTCACTCACGACTGGCATCCTTATCCTTAGTCAAAGGACACTCGATGAAATCCGGTTCTGGCTAGCGGGTTCAGTAGCGGGAAGAGATTTGACGTTGTTTTTGCAAGTACTGCCTTACATGGCGATGGGACTAGTTGTGGCCTTCGTCATCGGTAAACCCATCACAACTTTATCTTTAGGTGAGGATGTTGCCAGAGGTTTAGGTCAACAGACGGCCTGGGTAAAAGTTGCTGCCGCTATTAGTGTGGTTTTGCTTGCAGGCAGTGCTGTCGCCGTCGCCGGCCCCATTGGGTTTATTGGTCTAGTCGTTCCCCACATCGTTCGTTTTTTCGTGGGGTTTGATTATCGCTGGATTTTGCCGTATTCCGCTGTTTTTGGGGCAGTTTTACTACTCGTTGCCGATATAGCTGCTCGTTTGCTCATTAAGCCCCAGGAACTACCTGTGGGAGTCATGACGGCTTTATTCGGTACCCCTTTCTTTATCTACCTAGCGCGGTGGAAAGTGAAACGATGA
- a CDS encoding TonB family protein, with amino-acid sequence MASNRSAPPQPDAPSQPLPTDSSPEPLRQRLSEPTKSEPATSPSNNSSDTSPTAPSPVASNPLTPPKPERSAQPLQGSSSGSRQLRESLSGGGSSQAKSPDGGGSNARTPSSGAVAANRSAPLGSGSRYGVPGGVPGGVPGGVPGGVPGGVPGGVPGGVPGGVPGGVPGGVPGGTGTRAGEARVSCIRGCPPKYPPELNDEEGTAVVRVVLDSSGNVVDSEIKRSGGSSQFNQAVHAAVRKMKFSVSEGGSRSAFNMEVNFARKNSDLIRQAREREAQNERRRQAKLERERQAQLERERQQQERRAQLEQQRQEQQRERQGQVERERQEQQERQQQQEQKEKAREREQQEQERQQQQEREQQEQKAREREQQEQERQQQQERERQQQQEREREQQERQQQQERERQQQQEREREQQERQQQQERERQEQQEKLPLPPPVQN; translated from the coding sequence GTGGCAAGCAACCGCTCGGCACCTCCACAACCCGATGCCCCTTCCCAGCCCCTGCCCACTGACTCAAGTCCGGAACCACTTAGACAGCGATTGAGTGAGCCAACTAAGTCCGAACCAGCCACCTCACCTAGTAATAACTCTTCGGATACCAGCCCTACAGCACCGAGTCCAGTTGCAAGCAATCCTTTAACGCCCCCAAAACCAGAGCGCAGTGCCCAGCCGCTACAAGGTTCCTCCTCCGGCTCCCGGCAACTCAGAGAAAGTTTGAGCGGTGGGGGTTCCTCGCAAGCCAAGTCACCCGATGGTGGCGGCTCAAACGCCCGCACTCCGTCATCAGGAGCGGTGGCAGCTAATCGCTCAGCACCCCTAGGGTCAGGGTCAAGATACGGCGTCCCAGGTGGCGTCCCAGGCGGTGTCCCAGGCGGTGTCCCAGGCGGTGTCCCAGGTGGTGTCCCAGGTGGTGTCCCAGGTGGTGTCCCAGGTGGTGTCCCAGGTGGTGTCCCAGGTGGTGTCCCAGGTGGTACTGGAACTCGTGCTGGAGAGGCTAGAGTGAGTTGCATTAGGGGGTGTCCGCCCAAATATCCACCTGAACTAAATGATGAGGAAGGTACAGCCGTTGTCCGGGTTGTATTGGATAGCAGCGGAAATGTGGTTGATTCGGAAATCAAAAGAAGCGGCGGCAGTAGCCAATTCAATCAAGCCGTGCACGCAGCCGTAAGGAAGATGAAGTTTAGCGTATCAGAGGGCGGAAGCCGTTCTGCGTTCAACATGGAGGTTAACTTTGCACGCAAAAACTCTGATTTGATTCGCCAAGCCCGCGAACGTGAAGCCCAGAATGAAAGGAGACGTCAAGCCAAGTTAGAACGCGAACGTCAGGCACAGTTAGAACGCGAACGTCAACAACAAGAACGACGAGCGCAGTTGGAACAGCAACGCCAAGAACAACAAAGGGAACGTCAGGGGCAGGTAGAGCGAGAACGTCAGGAGCAACAAGAACGCCAGCAACAGCAGGAACAAAAGGAAAAGGCACGGGAACGAGAACAACAGGAACAGGAACGCCAGCAACAGCAGGAACGGGAACAGCAGGAACAAAAGGCACGAGAACGAGAACAACAGGAACAGGAACGCCAGCAACAGCAGGAACGGGAACGCCAGCAACAGCAGGAACGGGAACGAGAACAACAGGAACGCCAGCAACAGCAGGAACGGGAACGCCAGCAACAGCAGGAACGGGAACGAGAACAACAGGAACGCCAGCAACAACAGGAACGGGAACGCCAGGAACAACAGGAAAAGCTACCACTGCCTCCACCTGTGCAAAATTAG